The following coding sequences are from one Nitrospirae bacterium YQR-1 window:
- a CDS encoding molybdopterin-dependent oxidoreductase yields MIELTINDLKVTVENGKTILEAAMANDIYIPHLCWDRRLTPFGGCRICVVEIEGHGERLFTSCSTPAENAMVVHTETPNVLKARQMVMDLLLVHHPLDCPVCDKAGECKLQDLAYQYGPSESKFRGEKKHEIEDLENPLIEINPNRCILCGRCVRVCWEHQGVGAINFIGRGFRTEVSPPFEESLNCEFCGQCVDACPVGALGSKTFKHRSRAWFLEHRENICPYCSVGCTLSLDISEGRILNVRGVDFQGVNKGDLCTKGRYGYDYIYSDNRLKTPLIRKDGRLKEAAWEEVMALISKQIRSVLADGGPEAIGAIGSPRCTNEDNHMLQKFMRTVVGTDNLDSSSRFGFTKVQKAFERTFGITYNPVDMDAPLKSAVALVLESDITSTHPIWGLKFIEAVRKGKKLIVADPRETKLSRHATTWVKINPGTSQALLYGIIKRAYDDGFHLKNEMTQGIDGFEALVDAVSSFTTEKVCEITGMDRDDFVKISDDYLNAESRMIAMTAGAGENSKSVNTVISAANLVMFLGDGPSSLQVPPLLANTLGMLKMGVSPYYLPGFKKITGTPGKNLFEMLYKKGTIKFLYLMGEDPIVTYPDTNKIKEVLSGLDFLIVQDIRLSETALMADVVLPASSWSEKDGTFTNFMGLDQRVRKVVPQTGESMPDWQVLRNLARYMHKNVGADSLYSYQDEISSIKVQEQSQKWKFISVPFKVVTETDNNYPLYMVTGNLMQHSGALSSMSKSLSHVVSDAFIQVNQIDAIRYSLKDDAQARVESRNGQTIVKVRITDEIPQGMVFAPIHFSRAMVNTLTFETEDDSPPLTPVKVMPVG; encoded by the coding sequence ATGATAGAGCTCACGATAAACGATCTTAAAGTAACTGTGGAAAACGGAAAAACCATTCTTGAGGCCGCAATGGCAAACGACATATACATACCGCATTTGTGCTGGGACAGAAGGTTAACGCCCTTTGGCGGCTGCCGTATATGCGTGGTTGAGATAGAGGGACACGGAGAGAGGCTCTTCACCTCCTGTTCAACACCTGCTGAAAATGCAATGGTAGTGCATACGGAAACTCCCAATGTGCTTAAGGCAAGGCAGATGGTTATGGATCTGCTGCTTGTGCATCATCCGCTGGACTGCCCCGTGTGTGACAAAGCAGGGGAGTGTAAACTTCAGGATTTGGCTTATCAGTACGGCCCTTCGGAGAGTAAATTCAGAGGGGAGAAAAAACATGAAATAGAAGACCTTGAAAATCCGTTGATCGAAATAAACCCCAACAGGTGTATTTTATGCGGACGCTGTGTGAGAGTCTGCTGGGAACATCAGGGGGTGGGAGCGATTAACTTTATAGGACGGGGCTTTAGGACTGAGGTAAGCCCGCCGTTTGAGGAGAGTTTAAACTGTGAGTTTTGCGGCCAGTGTGTTGATGCCTGTCCGGTAGGGGCCCTTGGCAGCAAAACATTCAAACACCGCTCAAGAGCATGGTTTTTGGAGCACAGGGAGAACATCTGCCCGTACTGCAGCGTGGGCTGCACACTTTCTCTTGATATTTCGGAGGGTAGAATTCTAAATGTCAGGGGAGTTGACTTCCAGGGCGTCAACAAAGGTGACCTGTGTACAAAAGGCCGTTACGGCTACGATTATATATACAGCGATAACAGGCTGAAAACCCCGTTAATAAGAAAAGACGGGCGTCTCAAAGAGGCGGCATGGGAAGAGGTAATGGCACTGATATCGAAACAAATCAGGTCTGTGCTCGCTGACGGCGGCCCTGAGGCAATAGGTGCAATCGGCTCACCACGGTGCACAAATGAAGACAACCACATGCTGCAGAAATTTATGAGAACCGTGGTAGGGACAGATAACTTAGATTCATCATCACGCTTTGGCTTTACAAAGGTGCAAAAGGCATTTGAGCGGACATTTGGGATAACGTACAATCCAGTAGATATGGATGCTCCACTTAAAAGTGCTGTAGCGCTTGTTCTTGAGTCTGACATAACCTCAACACATCCTATATGGGGACTTAAATTCATAGAGGCTGTAAGAAAGGGTAAAAAGCTTATAGTGGCGGACCCGCGGGAGACAAAACTCTCACGACATGCCACAACGTGGGTAAAAATAAATCCAGGCACCTCACAAGCGCTCCTTTATGGAATAATTAAACGGGCATACGATGACGGGTTCCATTTAAAAAATGAAATGACACAGGGGATAGATGGTTTTGAGGCTTTGGTTGATGCGGTGAGCTCCTTTACAACAGAGAAAGTGTGTGAAATAACGGGCATGGACAGGGATGATTTTGTCAAAATATCAGACGACTATCTGAATGCTGAAAGCCGCATGATTGCAATGACAGCGGGTGCCGGTGAGAACTCCAAGAGTGTAAACACCGTTATTTCAGCAGCCAATCTTGTTATGTTTTTGGGTGACGGGCCCTCCTCACTACAGGTGCCTCCTCTTTTGGCAAACACCCTTGGAATGTTGAAAATGGGCGTCTCTCCGTATTATCTCCCCGGATTTAAGAAAATAACCGGCACACCGGGTAAGAATTTGTTTGAAATGCTCTACAAAAAGGGCACAATTAAGTTTCTTTACCTGATGGGTGAGGACCCCATTGTTACATATCCCGATACAAATAAGATAAAGGAGGTGCTCTCAGGGCTAGACTTTCTGATAGTACAGGACATACGGCTTTCTGAGACGGCACTTATGGCCGATGTGGTGCTGCCTGCATCAAGCTGGTCTGAAAAGGATGGAACATTTACAAACTTCATGGGGCTGGACCAGAGGGTCAGAAAGGTGGTTCCACAAACCGGCGAGTCTATGCCCGACTGGCAGGTGCTGAGAAATTTAGCTAGATATATGCACAAAAATGTAGGCGCAGACAGTCTGTATTCCTATCAGGATGAGATATCGTCAATAAAGGTGCAAGAGCAGTCTCAAAAATGGAAATTCATAAGTGTGCCGTTTAAAGTAGTGACAGAGACAGATAACAATTACCCGCTTTATATGGTAACGGGCAACCTGATGCAGCACTCGGGAGCACTTTCCTCAATGTCAAAGAGCCTCAGTCATGTTGTCTCGGATGCCTTTATTCAGGTAAACCAAATAGATGCTATCAGGTACAGTCTCAAAGACGATGCACAGGCACGTGTGGAATCCAGAAACGGGCAAACGATTGTAAAAGTGCGTATAACTGATGAAATTCCCCAAGGAATGGTCTTTGCTCCAATACACTTTTCAAGGGCAATGGTTAATACCCTTACATTTGAAACGGAAGATGACTCACCTCCGCTTACACCGGTAAAAGTAATGCCTGTGGGGTAA
- a CDS encoding PstS family phosphate ABC transporter substrate-binding protein, with product MKGKSAIFLIFIFLVVLSGKVYGETAIVKVDGSSTVFPITEAVAEEFQKAEKGKIKVTVGISGTGGGFKKLCRGEIDISDASRPIKTSEVELCKTNNVSYIEIPVGYDGIAVLVNPKNTWAKDMTVKELKKLWEPEAQKKIIKWSQIRAGWPDKEIHLFGPGVDSGTFDYFTEAVVGKEHSSRGDYTSSEDDNVLVQGIASDQYALGYFGVAYYEHNTDKMKVVGIDDEKDDNGKGPVHPTYDNIVKGVYQPLARPIFIYVSIKSSNKPEIQKFVEFYLKNAEKLVKEVGYISLPAAAYPLGLNRFSKKMEGSVFGGHGSQVGVKIEELLKKEAK from the coding sequence ATGAAAGGGAAATCGGCAATTTTTTTAATTTTCATTTTTTTAGTTGTTTTAAGCGGGAAGGTATATGGTGAGACAGCGATAGTAAAGGTGGACGGCTCATCAACAGTGTTTCCTATAACAGAGGCGGTGGCTGAGGAATTTCAAAAAGCGGAGAAAGGTAAGATAAAAGTGACAGTTGGAATATCCGGCACAGGAGGAGGTTTTAAGAAGTTATGCAGGGGAGAGATAGACATCAGTGACGCCTCAAGACCGATTAAAACTTCTGAGGTGGAGCTCTGCAAAACCAACAATGTAAGTTACATAGAGATACCGGTAGGATATGATGGGATAGCGGTTTTGGTAAATCCTAAAAACACATGGGCCAAAGATATGACGGTAAAAGAGCTTAAGAAACTCTGGGAGCCGGAGGCTCAGAAAAAAATTATAAAATGGAGTCAAATAAGGGCGGGCTGGCCGGATAAAGAAATTCATCTTTTCGGCCCTGGTGTGGATTCAGGCACATTTGATTATTTCACTGAAGCGGTTGTCGGGAAAGAGCATTCCAGCAGAGGGGATTACACATCAAGTGAGGACGATAATGTCTTAGTGCAGGGTATTGCATCGGACCAGTACGCACTTGGGTATTTCGGTGTTGCTTATTATGAGCACAACACGGATAAAATGAAGGTTGTTGGGATAGATGACGAAAAGGATGACAATGGTAAAGGCCCCGTGCACCCAACCTATGACAACATAGTCAAAGGAGTGTATCAACCGCTTGCAAGACCAATTTTTATTTACGTAAGCATAAAGTCTTCAAATAAACCGGAGATTCAGAAATTTGTGGAATTTTACTTAAAAAATGCTGAAAAACTTGTAAAAGAGGTCGGCTATATTTCACTTCCGGCAGCGGCGTACCCTTTAGGGCTCAACAGATTTTCAAAAAAGATGGAAGGCTCTGTTTTCGGAGGCCACGGCTCACAGGTTGGCGTAAAAATAGAGGAACTGCTTAAGAAAGAGGCTAAATAG
- a CDS encoding Rrf2 family transcriptional regulator, translating to MYEIARGYPDNPITIRVISERQDVSVPFLEQILGRLRKVGLIKSVKGPGGGYLLTKTPGDITIAEILTTLEGPFAITLCASNSEDPASSKGCMKADHCVIQHLWKALGRQIEEFLQTITLLDLLKGKQFEDLIFSCDASDAASQCPREALRAGCNKTSGMVTA from the coding sequence ATGTATGAGATAGCCCGCGGATACCCCGATAATCCGATAACTATACGTGTAATTTCCGAGCGGCAGGATGTATCAGTGCCGTTTTTAGAGCAAATCCTGGGCAGGCTGCGAAAGGTGGGTTTAATCAAGAGTGTAAAGGGCCCCGGGGGCGGTTATTTGCTAACAAAAACACCGGGGGATATTACCATAGCCGAAATATTAACAACACTGGAGGGGCCGTTTGCTATCACACTGTGCGCATCCAATTCAGAAGACCCCGCAAGCTCTAAGGGCTGCATGAAGGCCGACCACTGTGTAATTCAGCATCTGTGGAAGGCTCTGGGAAGGCAGATAGAGGAGTTCTTACAGACAATAACACTTTTGGATTTACTTAAGGGCAAACAATTTGAGGATCTGATATTTTCATGTGATGCCTCAGATGCAGCCTCACAGTGCCCACGGGAGGCCTTAAGGGCGGGCTGCAATAAAACATCAGGGATGGTAACGGCGTGA
- a CDS encoding sulfurtransferase TusA family protein has product MSLKFVENVKADVTSDIVYMMCPMHLLKLDEQMKELEEAQVLELLTDYDGALEDVPAWCRKTGNEFLGIDEEEDFYKIYIRKGGGNSTHPKEVDK; this is encoded by the coding sequence GTGAGTTTAAAATTTGTTGAAAACGTAAAGGCGGATGTAACAAGTGATATAGTGTATATGATGTGTCCTATGCACTTGTTGAAGTTGGACGAGCAGATGAAGGAACTGGAGGAGGCGCAGGTTTTGGAGCTCCTAACCGACTATGACGGGGCACTTGAGGATGTTCCGGCATGGTGCCGAAAAACCGGTAACGAGTTTCTGGGTATAGATGAAGAGGAGGATTTTTACAAAATATACATCAGAAAAGGTGGAGGCAACTCCACGCATCCTAAAGAGGTGGATAAATGA
- a CDS encoding cysteine desulfurase, with product MKRLYFDHVATNPLLPEVFEAMEPYFKGEFGNPLSMYDLGFNAKQGIDTAREQVGALINAKASEIIFTASGAEANNFAVKGLATSRQSDGNHIIISKAEHHSVLNTARSLEKQGFVVTYLPLDRHGLVDPEAVKNAINKDTVLISIIHANSEVGTIEPIQEISKIAKERKITFHTDAVASVGNIEVDVKALGVDALSMAAHQFYGPKGAGALYLRAGQRILPLIYGGIQENGRRAGTENVPAIVGMGKAAELAKEKLSERMEHVERLRNKCIEGLAKVEKVHLTGHPAQRLPGLASFVVEFIEGEGMLLMLLSKSIYAASGSACTSKALKASPTLASMGIPTSLTHGSIVFSFGIDNDMEDVEYLLREFPLIVGKLREMSPFAKGGWGPEDTKVEEH from the coding sequence ATGAAAAGATTATACTTTGACCACGTGGCTACCAACCCCCTGTTGCCTGAAGTGTTTGAGGCAATGGAGCCGTACTTTAAAGGAGAGTTTGGGAATCCGCTTAGTATGTACGATCTGGGCTTTAATGCAAAGCAGGGAATAGACACTGCAAGGGAACAGGTGGGGGCGTTAATAAATGCCAAAGCATCGGAGATAATTTTTACAGCCTCGGGAGCGGAGGCAAACAATTTTGCCGTTAAGGGACTGGCAACATCAAGACAAAGTGATGGAAACCATATAATAATATCCAAAGCCGAACACCACTCCGTGCTTAACACGGCAAGGTCACTGGAAAAACAGGGCTTTGTTGTAACCTACCTGCCGCTGGACAGGCACGGCCTTGTTGACCCTGAGGCTGTAAAAAACGCAATCAATAAGGACACCGTGCTGATATCAATCATACATGCCAACTCCGAGGTCGGCACAATTGAGCCCATACAGGAGATATCTAAAATTGCAAAGGAGCGAAAAATAACTTTCCATACCGATGCGGTAGCCTCTGTGGGTAACATTGAGGTTGATGTGAAAGCCCTTGGGGTGGATGCCCTTAGTATGGCTGCCCATCAGTTTTACGGCCCTAAGGGGGCTGGGGCGCTTTATCTGAGAGCGGGGCAGAGAATATTACCGCTTATCTATGGCGGCATACAGGAAAACGGCAGGCGTGCAGGAACGGAAAACGTGCCTGCGATAGTGGGTATGGGAAAGGCTGCGGAACTGGCAAAGGAAAAACTATCTGAGCGGATGGAACATGTAGAAAGGCTCCGCAACAAATGTATCGAGGGACTGGCAAAAGTGGAAAAGGTGCACTTAACGGGGCATCCGGCACAGAGACTGCCGGGGCTTGCCAGCTTTGTGGTTGAGTTTATAGAGGGAGAGGGAATGCTGCTTATGCTTCTGTCTAAGTCAATATATGCAGCAAGCGGTTCGGCCTGTACGTCAAAGGCTCTTAAGGCATCTCCGACACTTGCCTCAATGGGCATTCCGACAAGCCTTACGCACGGCTCCATAGTGTTTTCCTTTGGCATAGACAACGACATGGAAGATGTGGAGTATCTGCTGAGGGAATTTCCGCTGATTGTGGGTAAACTCAGAGAGATGTCACCGTTTGCCAAAGGCGGCTGGGGACCTGAGGATACAAAAGTTGAGGAACACTAA
- the nifU gene encoding Fe-S cluster assembly scaffold protein NifU: protein MYSQKLMDHFTNPRNVGEMPDADGVGMEGNPTCGDAMKLFIKVENNILTDVKFQTFGCGAAIAVSSMITEMAKGKTIEEALKITKQDVADALDGLPPQKMHCSNLGADALRKAIEDYRQRGSQG, encoded by the coding sequence ATGTATAGCCAAAAGTTAATGGATCACTTTACAAATCCAAGAAACGTAGGGGAGATGCCTGATGCCGACGGGGTTGGGATGGAAGGAAACCCTACCTGCGGCGATGCGATGAAACTTTTCATTAAGGTGGAAAATAACATATTAACAGATGTAAAATTTCAGACATTCGGCTGCGGTGCGGCAATAGCGGTATCGAGCATGATAACAGAGATGGCAAAAGGAAAAACTATAGAGGAGGCATTGAAGATAACCAAACAGGATGTTGCCGATGCACTTGACGGGCTTCCCCCTCAGAAAATGCACTGCTCAAACCTGGGGGCCGATGCCTTAAGAAAAGCAATAGAGGACTATCGCCAAAGGGGCAGCCAGGGTTGA
- the asnB gene encoding asparagine synthase (glutamine-hydrolyzing): MLVSRITNILRHRGPDDEGYLAVNTQSGKVYELTGDDSVIGGRHINSFNEPVNMYLGHRRLAILDLTESAHQPMNYQNRYYTVYNGEIYNYVELRGELRAAGYEFRSGSDTEVLLASYDRWKEDCAGKFNGMWAFAIYDRAANQLFCCRDRFGVKPFYYTVLRSGFAFASEIKALLALPDIKRAVNDEAVFDYLALGNEGRFLSEIDELMPAHSMTIDLSTDLRPAVKRYYTLNTNRSLFAAEGVTTTEAAAKVRELILNSIALRLRSDVTVGSCLSGGIDSSTIVCAIDSFIKRQHIAQVGIRQKTFTASYKDTETDESRWAQIVSSEANTQWFQTFPTAPELLDDLDDLIYCQDVPFRSTSIYAQYRVMKLASEHGVKVLLDGQGADELFAGYPMFYGAFFSNMLKEGKLFNLISECKHMGNAPLSMGSVVSYLLKSSLMKTIPGFVKNVLTRGLNTHLSEDFKNAHKGRLSSLLDKKYSGNLNAMLLQYMLEENLQCLLKYEDRNSMHFSIEARVPFADDTPLIEYVFALPGAFKIHNGWSKYVLREAVSGLVPETIRLRTDKVAFRTPEKTWIKEISRYLRESIEQETACYFKPAAFEKLLDSSGAWRAVNLSVWLKVLKKTPSVL; this comes from the coding sequence GTGTTAGTCAGCCGCATTACTAATATACTAAGGCACAGGGGGCCGGATGACGAGGGCTACCTTGCCGTCAATACCCAATCTGGAAAAGTTTATGAACTCACAGGGGATGACAGCGTTATCGGCGGCAGGCATATAAATTCTTTTAACGAGCCGGTAAATATGTATCTCGGGCACAGACGCCTTGCAATACTGGATTTAACAGAATCCGCCCATCAGCCGATGAATTACCAAAACCGCTACTACACGGTCTATAACGGCGAAATCTATAACTATGTGGAGCTGCGAGGTGAACTTAGGGCGGCAGGGTATGAGTTTCGCTCCGGCAGTGACACTGAAGTGCTTCTTGCCTCTTACGACAGGTGGAAAGAGGACTGTGCCGGCAAATTTAACGGCATGTGGGCCTTTGCCATTTACGACAGGGCTGCAAACCAGCTTTTTTGCTGTCGTGACCGCTTTGGCGTAAAACCCTTTTATTACACTGTCCTAAGGAGTGGTTTTGCCTTTGCCTCAGAAATCAAGGCACTCCTTGCGCTTCCCGACATTAAGAGGGCGGTTAATGATGAGGCTGTCTTTGACTACCTTGCTCTGGGAAATGAGGGAAGGTTTCTAAGTGAAATTGATGAGCTTATGCCTGCCCACTCTATGACTATAGACCTGTCAACAGACTTAAGGCCTGCCGTCAAAAGATATTATACGTTAAACACCAACCGGTCTCTTTTTGCAGCGGAAGGGGTAACGACAACTGAGGCGGCAGCCAAAGTACGGGAGCTTATTCTTAACTCTATAGCTCTCAGACTGCGCTCGGATGTAACCGTGGGTAGTTGTTTAAGCGGCGGCATAGACAGCTCCACGATAGTATGCGCCATTGATTCCTTTATAAAGCGGCAACACATAGCTCAGGTCGGCATAAGGCAAAAGACTTTCACGGCCTCTTACAAGGACACGGAGACAGATGAGAGCCGGTGGGCTCAAATCGTCTCATCTGAGGCAAACACCCAGTGGTTTCAAACCTTTCCTACGGCACCGGAGCTCTTAGATGATCTCGATGACCTCATCTACTGCCAGGATGTCCCCTTTCGCTCTACCAGCATATATGCCCAGTACAGGGTTATGAAACTAGCCTCTGAGCACGGTGTGAAGGTTTTGCTTGACGGACAGGGGGCTGATGAGCTGTTTGCCGGATACCCGATGTTTTACGGCGCTTTTTTTAGTAATATGCTTAAAGAAGGAAAACTGTTTAATTTAATCTCCGAGTGCAAACACATGGGGAATGCACCATTAAGCATGGGTTCTGTTGTATCGTATCTGTTAAAATCCTCACTGATGAAAACAATTCCCGGGTTTGTTAAAAATGTTCTTACAAGGGGGCTAAACACTCACCTGTCCGAGGATTTCAAAAATGCGCATAAGGGACGGCTTTCGTCTCTTCTTGATAAAAAGTACTCCGGCAATCTCAACGCTATGCTCTTGCAGTATATGCTTGAGGAAAACCTCCAGTGTCTGCTTAAGTATGAGGACAGAAACTCAATGCATTTTTCGATAGAAGCAAGGGTGCCGTTTGCCGATGACACACCGCTTATTGAGTATGTGTTTGCCCTTCCCGGAGCGTTTAAGATTCACAACGGCTGGAGCAAATATGTGTTGAGGGAGGCGGTATCAGGGCTGGTGCCGGAGACAATTCGTCTGCGGACGGATAAAGTTGCCTTTAGAACTCCGGAAAAAACGTGGATTAAAGAAATATCTCGTTACCTCAGAGAAAGCATAGAGCAGGAAACAGCCTGCTATTTTAAACCGGCAGCGTTTGAAAAGCTTTTGGACTCATCCGGCGCCTGGAGAGCCGTTAACTTATCTGTCTGGCTAAAAGTTTTGAAAAAAACACCCTCCGTCTTATGA
- the queA gene encoding tRNA preQ1(34) S-adenosylmethionine ribosyltransferase-isomerase QueA: MLKTSEFYFDLPTERIAMRPAPQRQKSRLMVLHRDGATEHRIFENIPEYLNSGDMLIVNETKVTPARLQGKTQQGNPLDILITGKAQGDRHSVLSKGKYSGVLYFEGGFSCILYEGKEAEFRNSGQLSELLSRYGLMPLPPYIKRSPDVSDRERYQCVYAKNEGSIAAPTAGLHFTPDILKQINAKGVSIKTITHHVGTGTFRPVKTQFVEAHKMDEECFEMDSSILCDIAAVRAGGGRVIYVGTTVTRAVESVINGAAEIDDSTGGKLRGRTSFFIYPGYVFKGADALITNFHLPHSTPLFLVSAFTGKNNVLNAYKEAVETGYRFFSYGDAMLIL; encoded by the coding sequence ATGCTAAAGACATCTGAATTTTATTTTGATCTTCCCACTGAGCGGATAGCCATGAGGCCTGCTCCACAAAGACAGAAGTCCCGTCTTATGGTGCTGCACAGAGACGGAGCTACAGAGCACCGTATCTTTGAGAATATCCCGGAATATTTAAATTCCGGTGATATGCTCATTGTCAATGAAACAAAAGTAACTCCGGCAAGGCTTCAGGGTAAAACTCAGCAGGGTAACCCCCTGGATATTCTTATAACCGGAAAGGCACAGGGAGACCGCCACAGTGTGCTTTCAAAGGGGAAATACAGTGGAGTCTTGTATTTTGAAGGCGGTTTTTCTTGCATACTTTACGAGGGCAAAGAAGCTGAGTTTAGAAATTCAGGACAACTTAGCGAGTTACTTTCCCGATACGGGTTAATGCCGCTTCCGCCTTATATAAAACGTTCGCCCGATGTTTCAGACAGAGAGCGTTATCAATGCGTCTATGCTAAAAATGAGGGATCAATAGCGGCGCCCACGGCAGGGCTTCATTTTACACCGGATATCCTTAAACAAATCAACGCTAAAGGGGTAAGCATAAAGACCATAACGCATCACGTGGGAACCGGTACATTCCGGCCTGTTAAAACACAGTTTGTGGAAGCGCATAAGATGGATGAGGAGTGCTTTGAGATGGACTCATCTATACTATGCGACATAGCCGCTGTAAGGGCCGGCGGTGGCAGGGTAATTTATGTCGGAACTACGGTAACAAGGGCTGTAGAGAGCGTAATCAATGGTGCCGCCGAAATTGATGATTCAACGGGCGGTAAACTCAGGGGAAGAACATCGTTTTTTATCTACCCTGGATATGTTTTTAAAGGGGCCGACGCACTTATCACTAATTTTCATTTGCCACACTCAACCCCTCTTTTTCTCGTAAGCGCTTTTACCGGAAAGAATAATGTGCTGAATGCCTATAAAGAAGCTGTCGAAACTGGATATAGATTTTTCTCATATGGAGATGCTATGCTAATATTATGA
- a CDS encoding SPOR domain-containing protein, whose product MKFGFFSKFDYNFIEGKGLLIAVIISFSSISFIIGFFAGKKYSGGEISQSAKKIGGFVVTEVKTLKETVPVSAPESETAVKDNQHSRDKEQEYAANQVLKAQQQQKNTKPEPPPATEKNLPETETVVVNREVEPKPQQQKQGKEHRTVKADSKPELKTAQKKQAQAKQKPVEEKPAKQTEEAFRQRYYIQVGAFKNVEEATRVQNDLKIKGFSASILKTPIKDGVTLYKVRVGDYNSQTEANAVLGRLSKKGFKCFMRGEPR is encoded by the coding sequence ATGAAGTTTGGTTTTTTCAGCAAATTTGATTATAACTTCATAGAGGGAAAGGGGCTATTGATAGCTGTTATAATATCTTTTTCGTCAATCAGTTTTATAATCGGTTTTTTTGCCGGTAAGAAGTACTCCGGCGGGGAAATATCTCAATCAGCTAAGAAAATAGGTGGTTTCGTAGTTACTGAGGTCAAAACTCTAAAAGAAACAGTTCCTGTTTCAGCGCCTGAGAGTGAGACAGCCGTTAAGGATAATCAACATAGCAGGGATAAAGAGCAGGAATATGCCGCAAATCAGGTGTTAAAGGCTCAACAGCAGCAAAAAAATACAAAGCCTGAGCCGCCGCCTGCTACAGAGAAAAATCTTCCTGAGACAGAGACTGTGGTTGTAAACCGTGAGGTGGAGCCGAAACCACAACAACAAAAGCAGGGAAAAGAACACCGTACAGTTAAGGCGGACTCAAAGCCTGAGCTGAAAACTGCGCAAAAAAAACAGGCACAGGCAAAACAGAAACCTGTCGAGGAAAAACCGGCAAAACAGACTGAGGAAGCCTTCAGGCAGAGGTATTATATACAGGTGGGAGCTTTTAAAAATGTGGAAGAAGCCACAAGGGTACAGAATGATTTAAAAATAAAGGGATTTTCCGCAAGTATCTTAAAAACTCCTATAAAAGACGGCGTTACTCTGTATAAGGTGCGTGTAGGCGACTATAACTCACAGACAGAGGCTAATGCGGTTCTGGGAAGACTCAGCAAGAAAGGCTTTAAATGCTTTATGAGAGGTGAGCCACGATAA
- a CDS encoding PhoH family protein, producing MNILNGSVSGAFKLIEDTLGVVISLRGNMVIIDGDDEKVKMAEKIVHDIYDIKRQGHHLKTNDIIEAIMNLNAGGNLKNIAIPVASKLKYVIPKTETQRKYVEAIRQSDIVVGIGPAGTGKTYLAVAMAVTAYLKKEVTRIILARPAVEAGEKLGFLPGDIHDKVNPYLRPLYDALFDMMDADRVSLLVERGVLEIAPLAYMRGRTLRDAFVILDEAQNTTSEQMKMYLTRLGPESKTVITGDITQVDLPQERISGLVEIEGVLRGIDGIEFIYFSEKDVVRHKLVKEIIKAYEKHEKR from the coding sequence ATGAATATATTAAATGGGTCGGTTTCAGGAGCTTTTAAATTGATAGAAGATACTCTGGGTGTTGTAATAAGCCTCAGAGGTAATATGGTCATCATTGACGGTGATGATGAAAAAGTAAAGATGGCTGAAAAAATCGTACATGATATTTATGATATAAAACGTCAGGGACATCACTTGAAAACAAATGATATAATAGAGGCTATAATGAATTTAAACGCCGGCGGCAACTTGAAAAACATAGCAATTCCTGTAGCATCTAAATTAAAATATGTAATTCCCAAAACCGAGACCCAGAGAAAATACGTGGAGGCAATCAGGCAAAGCGATATAGTGGTGGGAATTGGACCTGCCGGTACCGGCAAGACCTACCTGGCCGTGGCAATGGCGGTAACCGCCTATCTGAAAAAGGAAGTCACCAGAATAATACTGGCACGGCCGGCTGTGGAGGCCGGCGAGAAGCTTGGGTTTCTCCCGGGGGATATACACGACAAGGTTAATCCCTACCTGAGACCCCTCTATGATGCACTGTTTGACATGATGGACGCTGACAGGGTATCCTTGCTTGTTGAAAGAGGAGTGCTGGAAATTGCGCCGCTTGCTTATATGAGAGGCAGAACTCTCAGAGATGCTTTTGTTATACTGGATGAGGCACAAAATACGACATCTGAACAGATGAAAATGTATCTGACAAGGCTCGGGCCTGAGTCAAAGACGGTTATCACCGGCGATATTACTCAGGTGGACTTACCTCAGGAGAGGATCTCGGGGCTGGTTGAGATAGAGGGCGTTTTGCGAGGAATTGATGGAATTGAATTTATTTATTTCAGCGAAAAGGATGTGGTCAGACACAAACTTGTAAAGGAAATCATAAAAGCATATGAAAAACATGAAAAGCGTTAG